The following DNA comes from Aquipuribacter hungaricus.
ACGAGCGGGAGCAGGCGGGCTTCCTCTACAACACCGCAGCCGTGGTCGACGCCGACGGCACGTACCTGGGCAAGTACCGCAAGCACCACATCCCGCAGGTCAGGGGCTTCTGGGAGAAGTTCTACTTCCGCCCCGGCAACGTGGGCTGGCCCGTCTTCGAGACCGCGGTCGGCAAGGTCGGCGTCTACATCTGCTACGACCGGCACTTCCCGGAGGGCTGGCGCGCCCTGGGCCTGGGGGGCGCGGAGATCGTCTTCAACCCCTCGGCCACGTCCCGCGGGCTCAGCAACTACCTGTGGAAGCTCGAGCAGCCGGCCGCCGCCGCCGCGAACATGTACTTCGTCGGGGCCATCAACCGGGTCGGCGTCGAGGACCTCGGCGACGACGACTTCTACGGCACCAGCTACTTCGCCGACCCGCGCGGCCAGCTCGTCGGCGAGGCCGCGTCCGGGCACGACGAGGAGCTCGTGGTGCGCGACCTGGACCTGGGGCTGATCGAGGAGGTCCGCAACCAGTGGGCGTTCTACCGGGACCGCCGCCCGGACGCCTACGGACCCCTCGTGGAAGGCTGACGGCATGACGCTGACCGACCCCGCCGTCGACGCCGCCGGCACCGCTCAGGCCCCGTCCTCCCGCGCCCGGACCGAGGAGCTGCTCGCCCGCCACCGCGCCGTGATGCCGCGCTGGCAGTCGCTGTACTACGACGAGCCCGTCGCCCTGAGCCACGGCGAGGGCCGGCACGTCTGGGACATCGAGGGCACCCGGTACCTCGACTTCTTCGGCGGCATCCTCACGACGATGACCGCGCACGCCCTGCCCGAGGTGACCGCCGCGGTGCAGGAGCAGGCGGGCAAGATCCTCCACTCCTCGACGCTGTACCTCAACGAGCAGACCGTCGAGCTGGCCGAGCGCATCGCGGAGCTGTCCGGCATCCCCGACGCCAAGGTGTTCCTCACGCCCTCGGGCACCGAGGCCAACGACGCCGCGCTGCTCATGGCCACGGCCTACCGGCGCAGCAACCAGGTCTTCGCCATGCGCAACAGCTACCACGGGCGCTCCTTCTCCACGATCGGCATCACCAGCCACCGCTCCTGGAGCCCGACGTCGTACTCGGGCCTGCAGACCACGTACGTGCAGGGCGGGTACCGGCTCCGCAGCCCCTTCCGCGAGCTGCCCGACGGGGAGTACACGGCCGCCTGCGTCGCCGACCTGCGCCAGCTGCTGGACATGGCCACGTCCGGCGACGTCGCCTGCCTCATCGCCGAGCCGATCCAGGGCGTCGGGGGCTTCGCGACCCCGCCGGACGGCTTCTTCGGCGCCATCAAGGAGGTGCTCGACGAGCACGGCATCCTGTTCGTCTCCGACGAGGTCCAGACCGGCTGGGGCCGCACCGGCGAGCACTTCTGGGGCTACCAGGCCCACGGGATCACCCCGGACCTGCTGACCTTCGCCAAGGGCGTCGGCAACGGGCTGCCGCTCGGCGGGGTCGTCGCGCGGGCGGAGATCGTCGACGCGATCCAGGCCAACCACATCTCGACCTTCGGCGGGTCCCCGCTGGTGTCCGCCGGCGCCAACGCCAACCTGCGCTACGCGGTCGAGCACGACCTGCAGGGCAACGCGAAGCGGACCGGGGACCGGCTGCGGGCCGCCCTGCAGCCGACCGTCGACGCGACCCCGTGGATCGCCGAGATGCGCGGTCGCGGGCTCATGCTCGCCCTGGAGTGCGTGCACCCCGGCGGCATCGACCCCGACCCCGCCCGTGCGGCCGCGCTCAGCGAGGCCGCCAAGGCGCGCCACCTGCTCATCGGCAAGGGCGGGCTGTACGGCAACGTCCTGCGCATCGCCCCGCCGATGACCCTCACCGAGGACGAGGCGGACGAGGGCGCACGCCTGCTGCTGGACGCGGTCGCCGCGGTCGGCTGAGCCCGGGCGGGCAGGCGGGCGGGGCCGACGCCCCCG
Coding sequences within:
- a CDS encoding nitrilase-related carbon-nitrogen hydrolase codes for the protein MPRVVRSAIVQTAWTGDKESMLDLHEKHARDAAAQGAQVMCFQELFYGPYFCQVQDTEYYDYAEAVPDGPTVTRFSALAKELGMVLVLPVYEREQAGFLYNTAAVVDADGTYLGKYRKHHIPQVRGFWEKFYFRPGNVGWPVFETAVGKVGVYICYDRHFPEGWRALGLGGAEIVFNPSATSRGLSNYLWKLEQPAAAAANMYFVGAINRVGVEDLGDDDFYGTSYFADPRGQLVGEAASGHDEELVVRDLDLGLIEEVRNQWAFYRDRRPDAYGPLVEG
- a CDS encoding aspartate aminotransferase family protein, whose amino-acid sequence is MTLTDPAVDAAGTAQAPSSRARTEELLARHRAVMPRWQSLYYDEPVALSHGEGRHVWDIEGTRYLDFFGGILTTMTAHALPEVTAAVQEQAGKILHSSTLYLNEQTVELAERIAELSGIPDAKVFLTPSGTEANDAALLMATAYRRSNQVFAMRNSYHGRSFSTIGITSHRSWSPTSYSGLQTTYVQGGYRLRSPFRELPDGEYTAACVADLRQLLDMATSGDVACLIAEPIQGVGGFATPPDGFFGAIKEVLDEHGILFVSDEVQTGWGRTGEHFWGYQAHGITPDLLTFAKGVGNGLPLGGVVARAEIVDAIQANHISTFGGSPLVSAGANANLRYAVEHDLQGNAKRTGDRLRAALQPTVDATPWIAEMRGRGLMLALECVHPGGIDPDPARAAALSEAAKARHLLIGKGGLYGNVLRIAPPMTLTEDEADEGARLLLDAVAAVG